In Alteribacter keqinensis, the sequence TGAGTATAGCATATCTTTTTTCTATATAACTATAAGAAACGAAAGTTCAACCCTTTGTCAGAATTTATTGGATTCTAAAACGTAGAAGGGATTTATCCTTCATCGTCGAATTTACTTAGAGCAACATGTTCATATTTACAGGCAGGAGGCATGACGATGGATGACTTTTTACGTCAATTATATCAGGACCGGACAAGCGACTTACATACATTAGGTGTCATGATGATCGAAGGGAAAGACAGTAACGATGCAATAACGGACTACTTTGATGTTGTGCTGCTCGTCATTGTTTCCGAGAACAAGCCAATGTGGGAAACAAAGCACTATACCTACAACGGGGACAAAGTAGCGATGCACCTTGTACACACTGAACAGCTCAACAGCTGGCTCATCAACAGCAGTAACCGGAGAGTATTCGACTGGGTCATGAACGGAAAAGTACTGTTTGACCGAAACGAATTCGTAAAAGAGTTCCGGGAGCAGATGTTTGACTTCCCCCTGGAAGAGAGAAAACTCAGAATCGGAGTGGAGTTTGCCAAGCTGATCCGCAGATTTACAGACGGTAAAGCCTTCTTTAACTCCGGACATGAGCTCGATGCCTACAACCAGATCC encodes:
- a CDS encoding nucleotidyltransferase-like protein, producing MDDFLRQLYQDRTSDLHTLGVMMIEGKDSNDAITDYFDVVLLVIVSENKPMWETKHYTYNGDKVAMHLVHTEQLNSWLINSSNRRVFDWVMNGKVLFDRNEFVKEFREQMFDFPLEERKLRIGVEFAKLIRRFTDGKAFFNSGHELDAYNQILHALHHLARLSVIEHGFYPEVTVWQQVKQIEPEIHKLYSELVTGQEPIGKKLELLLIANEFELTSKTRLGSAHLLDLMASKEEPWSIEELKTSMEVSEYSLDLTILLEFLVRKGYVDVVRVKTKGNAIYHRYYEVGKTFL